Within the Clostridium scatologenes genome, the region ACAGGTAATATCCTAACTTTATGTTTTTTTGCTTCAGACATAACTAATTTTCCTGCTGCTACCAAAGTTTCTTTATTAGCTAAAGCTATATCTTTTCCAGCTTCAATAGCTTTTAGTGTTGGAGTTAATCCAATCATTCCAACTACAGATGTAACTACCATGTCCACTTCTGGTAATGTACTTATTGCACTTAGTCCTTCTATTCCAATCAATATTTCCGTATTTATTCTTTTATCACTACAATATTTTCTAACTTCATTAAAAGCATTTCTATCCATCAGTACCGCATAAAGTGGTTTGAATTCTTCAATAATATCTATTATTTTATTTGAGTTAGTATTAGCTGAAACAGCTATTAATTTAAACTCTTCACTTTGTTGTCTTATAACCTGCATAGTTTGTGTTCCTATAGATCCTGTTGCTCCAAGTACAGCTATATTTTTCATGCAATCATCTCCCTACATATGTCAAACTTCAATTAAAATAAGTACTGTCAAGTAATGTTTTTTCAAATTTATCTAACATCACCTAAATTAATTTCAATTAGTAACATGATTAACTATATCATATTTATATCTCAAAATAAAGTAATCATAAATATTGTCTACAAAATTTTAAAATATAATCCATACAAAAAGCATACTACAGTGGAATTTTAAATATTCTATAAAAATTCACATTGTAGTACGCTACTATTTACTAATTTATATATAAAATTTTATTTTTATTACATTGCTATTGCAAATGTTAGGTAATAATATACAACAACAGATGAGAATAATATGCTATCAAATCTATCTAGTATTCCACCATGTCCAGGAATCAAATTACTATAGTCTTTTACTCCCACATATCTTTTTATTGATGATGCAGTAAGATCTCCAAGTTGACAAATGCTACCACAAAGTGCACCAATAATAAAGAAATTATACACAGGTATATTAATTCCTTTTAAATTAAGTACTAATCCAAATGCGCCACAACATATAGTACTTCCCAAAACTCCGCCTAATGAACCTTCTACAGTCTTCTTAGGACTTACTTTTGGACACAATTTTGTTTTACCAAAAGCCTTACCTGTGTAATAAGCAAAAGTATCACAAAGCCAAGAAGCAAGGAATATAAGCCACACCAAATATTTTCCATACGGCTTATTGTCTACTAATACAATAAAACTAAAAAACACAGCTATATACAAGAAAGCAAATATAGTTATAGACACATCTATAAAATTATATTTTAAATTCAACACAGGTATACACATTAAAATAAACACAGTTATTATAATAGTAAAAAATGTAAACTTCAAATTAATCTCTACATTTAAACTCAAATAATAAAGTATACATAATAGATATCCTATTAAACTTATAGCATTAATGTTTTTTTCTTCAACTACTTTATAAAATTCATACATTCCCAATAAAGATAAAAGCATAACTGCAAACTTTAAATATATTCCTCCTAAAAATAGAAATATAAGAAAAGGTGCCAATATAACTGCTCCAATATATCTATTATTCACGCCATCATCTCCTAAGCTATAGGTTTTTTTATCCTACGACTATCAATTTAAATAAGATTTAGATAAATTCCAAATTTTATTTTACTCCTCCAAATCTTCTATCTCTATTTTGATAATCATATATTGCTTTATGCAAATCTTCTTTTCCAAAATCAGGCCATTTTATATTTGAATACCAAAATTCTGAATAAGCGCACTGCCATAATAAAAAGTTGCTAAGTCTCTGCTCACCACTTGGCCTTATTATTAAATCAGGATCAGGCATATTACTAGTATACATATATTTTGATATAACAGTTTCATCTATTGATTTTTCACTCAATTTATGTAATTTTATATCTTCGTATATAAGATTAAATGCACGAATTATCTCATTTCTTCCACCATAATTTAAAGCTAAATTTAAAGTTAATCCAGTATTATTTTTTGTATTATTATAAGCATCGATTAATTCTTTTTGGCAAGCTGATGGTAATTTTGATATGTCTCCTATATGATTTATAATGACGTTATTATCATCTAATTCTTTAAATTCTTTTTTTAAGTATTGAATAAGTAAATTCATAAGTGCATTAACCTCATCCGAAGGTCTTTTCCAATTTTCTGTTGAAAAAGCATACAAAGTCAAATACTTTACTCCTAATGTACTTGCTTCTTTAACAATTTCTCTTATAGCTTCTACCCCTGCTTTATGTCCCATAGTTCTTGGAAGTTTTCTTTCCTTTGCCCATCTTCCATTTCCATCCATTATTATAGCTATATGTTTTGGAATATTGTCCATATCAATTTCTATTTTATCATTTTCAGTATTATTTTCATTATCCTTTTTAACTTTAAAAAAACTTAACATATCCTATTCTCCATTCATAAGTATAATATAACAATTAAACTTAATATGTTAATAAAAACCTGCGGATTCGCAGGTTTGAACAATTATAATGACATAATTTCTTTTTCTTTAGCTTCCACAACTTTATCTATTTGCTTAATAAAACCATCTGTCTTTTTTTGTATTTCATCTTCAGCCTTTTTAATTTCATCTTCTGATATATCACTTTCTTTTTTAAAGGCCTTTATCTTATCATTACAATCTCTTCTAATTGATCTAATAGCAACTTTTGAATCTTCACCATCTTTTTTTATATTTTTAACAATATTCTTTCTTGTTTCCTCTGTAAGTTCTGCAATAACAAGTCTAATCATTTCTCCATCACTAGACGGGTTAATTCCTAAATCAGACTTTAATATAGCTTTTTCAATAGCTTTAAATGATCCTTTATCCCAAGGTTGTATAGCAAGTACCCTTGGTTCTGGAACTGATATGTTTGCAAGCTGATTTATTGGAGTCATGGTTCCATAATACTCTGCTTCTATTTTATCTAGCATAGCAGGGTTAGCTCTTCCTGCTTTCATAGAAGCTAATTCCCTTTTTAAGGCTTCAACAGTCTTATTCATTTTTTCATCTGCTTTTTTCATTATGTCTTTTATCATAGAAAATACCTCCTTATTTTGTTATTCTTTGCAAACTAATGTACCAATTTCTTCACCTAATATAGCTTTTCTTATATTCTCTGGATTATCTAACCCAAATACCAATATAGGAATGTCATTATCCATACACAACGATGTTGCTGTAGAATCCATGACTTGTAGTCCTTTTTCTAATACTTCTATGTAACTTAATTTATTAAACTTTATAGCATCTGAATATTGATGAGGGTCTTTGTCATAAACACCATCTACTTTTTTAGCTAGAAGTATAACATCTGCTTCTATCTCAGCCGCTCTCAACGCTGCAGCAGTATCTGTTGAAAAATATGGATTTCCTGTGCCAGCACCAAAAATTACTACTCTGCTTTTCTCTAAATGTCTCATAGCTCTTCTCCTTATAAAAGGTTCTGCTACTTCTCTCATTTCTATGGCTGTTTGAACCCTCGTGTTAACTCCAATATTTTCAAGAGAATCTTGAAGTGCCAAAGCATTTATGCATGTAGCAAGCATTCCCATATAATCAGCAGTGGTTCTATCCATACCTTCACCGCTTCTTCCTCTCCAAATGTTTCCTGCACCTACAACAGCACCCACTTCTACTCCCATATCCACTAAAGCTTTTATCTCTTGAGCTATTTTATTAGTAACATCGAAGTCTATTCCATACCCCTTGTCTGCCGCTAAAGCTTCTCCTGAAAGTTTCAACATTACTCTCTTATATTTAGGCTTACACATATATTATACCTCCAAATTGTAAAAAATTACATACTATTTCATATTAAGTTTTACTTTATATGAATTTTCTAAAACTTAATAGAATCCTACCTTAAAAAAAGAGAACACGCAGTGTTCTCTTTTCAGTTGCTATTTACCCTGTATCTGCTTCTGAACTTCTTCAGCAAAATTTTCTTCTTTCTTTTCTATACCTTCACCTTTTTCAAATCTTACAAAAGAAGCTATTGTTATTGGAGCACCAACTTCTTTTGATTTTGCTTGAAGATATTTCTGAATAGTAAGTTCTGAATCCTTTACCCAAACCTGTTCTACTAAACAATTTTCTTTATAGTATTTTTGAATTCTTCCCATAACCATTTTTTCAACGATTTTTTCTGGTTTTCCTTCATTTAATGCTTGAACTCTGTAGATTTCTTTTTCTTTTTCTAAAGATTCATTATCAACTGAATCTTTATTTAAGAATAATGGATTTGTTGCAGCAACTTGCATAGCAACATCCTTAGCAATTTCCTTTAAAACTTCGTTGTCTTTTTCACATTCAAGTTTTACAACAACTCCAATTCTTCCGCCACCATGGATGTAGCTTTCAATTACTCCATTCTCAACAGAAAGTTTTTCAAATCTTCTTACTGCCATATTTTCTCCAAGTTTTGCTATTAAGTCTGTTACAGCACCTTGAATTGTCTTTTCTTCATTTGCTATGTATTTTTCTTCTAAGAAACTTTCTATTGTAGTAGCATTTGTATTAGCTGCTTGTTTTGCAACATTATCAGCAAACTCTACAAAAGCATCATTAACTGAAACGAAATCTGTTTCACAGTTAACTTCTACTATTGAAGCAAGCTTTCCATCTTCTGAAATAAAAGTTTTTACTAAACCTTCAGCCGCTATTCTTCCAGATTTTTTAGCAGCTGCTGCTAAACCTTTTTCTCTTAATATTTCAACAGCTTTTTCTGTATCTCCATTAGATTCATTTAAAGCTTTTTTGCAGTCCATCATGCCTGCTCCAGTTCTTTCTCTTAACTCTTTAACCATCTGTGCAGTTATCATCGTAAATTCCTCCCAATTCAAATTTGATTTAAAAAGTAAATGAAGAAAACTTCTTTCTTCATCTACCTCCACAAATTACTCAGCTAGTTGTTCTCCCTGTCTTCCTTCTATAATAGCATCTGCTATTTTAGCTGTTATTAATTTTACAGCTCTAATTGCATCATCATTTCCTGGTATTACGTAGTCAACTTCATCTGGATCACAGTTTGTATCAACTATAGCTACTACTGGAATTCCAAGAATTTTAGCTTCTAATATAGCATTTTTTTCTTTTCTTGGATCAACAATAAATAATGCTCCTACATTTCCAGAATTCATTTCTTTTATTCCGCCTAAGTTTTTCTCTAATTTTTCTTTTTCGTTCTTAAGCTTTATAACTTCTTTTTTAGGAAGAACTTCAAAAGTTCCATCTTCTTCCATTTTTTCTAATTCTTCTAACTTTCCAATTCTAGTTTTGATTGTTGTAAAGTTAGTCATCATTCCACCAAGCCATCTATTATTAACAAAGTGCATTCCTGATCTCTTTGCTTCTTCTTTAATAGCTTCTTGAGCTTGTTTTTTAGTTCCAACAAATAGAACATCTTTTCCTTCTTCTGAAACGCTTCTTATAAAATTATAAGCTTCCTCAACCTTTTTAACTGTTTTTTGTAAGTCTATAATGTATATTCCGTTTCTTTCTGTGAATATGTATGGAGCCATTTTAGGGTTCCATCTTCTTGTTTGATGTCCAAAGTGAACACCTGCTTCTAATAATTGTTTCATTGAAATAACTGACATAAATTTTTACCTCCTAGTTTTTACCTCCACTATCGTCATATTCATAAAACACCTCAAAACAAGGCACTATTCCATGAATTGGATAATGTGCGTATTTTCTTACCTTAGTAGTATATCACAAGCGTTGACTCTATTCAACAATAAATTTTAATTTATATACTATTTAAAGTTTATTACTTCTGTTAAGATTATTTTCAAATTTATGAATTTTTATACCAATGCAAAAATATGAAAAATTTAAAACAATACATTATTAAACCCACATGATTTATTCATGTGGGTTTTTAAAATATTTTATTCACTATTTTATTTTCTTTAATTCATCTAACAACTTTTCATTAAGTATTCTTATGTGTGTTCCCTTCATACCTAATGATCTTGATTCAATAACTCCAGCACTTTCAAATTTTCTTAGTGCATTTACTATTACAGATCTAGTAATACCAACTTTATCTGCTATCTTAGAAGCAACAAGTAATCCTTCACTGCCATCTAATTCATTAAATATATGTTCTACAGCTTCTAATTCTGAATAAGAAAGTGTACCAATTGCAAGTTGTACTACTGCTTTTTTTCTTGCTTCTTCTTCTATTTCATCATGTTTAGCTCTTAGTATTTCAAGTCCTATGATGGTAGCACTATACTCAGATAATATTAAATCTTCATCTGTAAAGTCTTCATCAAATCTTGCAAGCATCAATGTACCTAATCTCTCTCTATTTCCATTTATAGGTACTATGGTTGTCAGCTTATTTTTTATGGCACAAGGTTCACTTTCATCATAAACACAAATACCATTGTTAGTTAAATTTGAAAGTGTTTCATGAATATTAAGTAATTTATTATTGTATCCTTCTGGAAATCTCATTTCATTTAAAACTTTCTCTTTAACTGTTTCACATTCAAAACCTGCTGAAAAGTTATATCCAAGCACTTTTCCTTTTCTGCTTATTATATAAACATTACAAACTAATACTTCACTTAATAAGTTACATATATCATCAAAAACAACTGGCTCTGTTCCTGATTTTTGTAATATTTTATTTAACATTCTTGTTTTATTTAACAATGATGTCATTTGTATTCCTCCTTTTTTATTTTTATACTAGTCCTAACCATTATTACTTATACATCTATCTGTGTTTAATTTAATTATATGAATTTTTTTTTTCAATTATTAAAGGTTTAAACAAATATGAGTTATTGTATTAATAATTTAGACTTTTTAAAATATTTAGAATTATTGTCCATTCTCTAACCATGATAACATAATAATTATTACTTTTCAACATCAATTTTATAAATTTCGACATTTTAGCTAATAACCTTTATTTATTTTCACTAATGCTTTGATTCTCTGCTATATCTTCTATATTCTTGCATTCATTGTTGGAACACTGCAAATAATCACCTTTACTCTTACTATGTTTTTTTACCATATAACTTCCACAAACAGAGCATTTTTGAGAAACAGGTTCAAGCCAACTTACAAAGTCACAGTCTGGATAATTACTGCATCCATAGAATTTTCTTCCTTTTTTACTTCTCTTAATTAAAATATTTCCACCACATTTAGGACACTTTACATCTAATTCCTCCACTATTGCTTTAGTGTTTTTACACTCAGGATAACCAGGGCATGCAAGAAAATCTCCAAATCTACCATGTTTTATAACCATGAATCTTCCACACTTTTCACATTTTATATCTGTAACTTTATCTTCTATAGTAACTTTAGCTACTTCTTTTTCAGCTATGTCTATAGCATCCTTTAGTGGAGTAAAAAACTCATTTACTACTGTATTCCAATTTTGTTTTCCTTCTTCAACACAATCTAACTTTTCTTCCATCTCTGCTGTAAATTCTTCATCTACTATCTGTTTAAAATACTCACTAACTATATTGTTTACTATATAGCCAAGTTCTGTTGGTTTTAAAGTCTTTTTTTCACGTTCTACATACTTTCTATCCAGTAATGTAGATATAATTGGAGCATAAGTACTAGGCCTTCCTATACCTTTTTCTTCTAAAGTTTTTACAACGGTAGCTTCTGAATACCTAGCCGGTGGCTGGGTGAAGTGTTGTTTACCTTCTATATTCTTTTTTTGAAGCAATTCACCCTCTTCTAATAGAGGTAAATTTATATCTTCTTTTTCTTCTTCTGTTGCATATTCATATACTTTCATAAATCCATCGAATTTAACTAAAGAACCACTTGCCTTAAGTAAATATCCACCATTTTCTATGCTTACAGATGTAACATCCATTATACAAGATGACATTTGACTTGCCACAAATCTATTCCATATTAATGTATACAATTTATATTGCTCATCTTTTAGGCTTTCTTTAGCAATTTGTGGAGTTATCTCTACATTGGTTGGTCTTATTGCTTCATGTGCATCTTGAGCATTTTTCTTTCCCTTAAACGTTCTGTATTGTTTTGGTACATAATCTTCACCAAAACTTTTACTAACAAAATTTTTACAAGCTTCCTGTGCTTCATCAGCTATTCTAACTGAATCCGTTCTCATATATGTTATAAGACCAACTGTACCATAACCCTTTATGTCAATACCTTCATACAATTGTTGTGCTATTGACATAGTTCTTTTAGTTGCAAAATTCAACTTTTTATAAGCATCCTGCTGCAAAGTACTAGTTGTAAATGGCGCTAATGGATTCTTATTTTTTGATGTTTTCTTAATACCCTTTACTATAAATTCTCCATCATTAAGTTCTTTTATTACTTTATCTACTTCTTCTTTTGTTCCTATTTCTATTTTTTTCTTATTAAAAGTATTTAACTTAACTTTAAAAGATTTTTTAGTTTTATTTTTAGCTAATTCACATTCCACAGTCCAGTATTCTTTTGCTACAAAGTTTTCTATTTCCTTTTCTCTATCACATACCATTTTTAAAGTAACAGATTGAACTCTTCCTGCACTTAATCCCCATTTTACTTTTCTCCATAAAATTGGGCTTATCTTATATCCAACTAATCTGTCTAAAACTCTTCTTGCTTGTTGTGCATTAACTAAATCCACATTTATTTTTCTTGGTTCCTTTATAGCACTTTTTATAGCATTTTTTGTTATTTCATGAAATTCTATTCTACATTTGTCATCTTCATCTAATTTAAGTACATGTGATAAATGCCATGAAATAGCCTCTCCTTCTCTATCAGGGTCGGTTGCAAGGTATATTTTATCACTTTTTTTGGCTTCCTTTTTTAATTTATCTAATAACTCCCCTTTACCTCTTATAGTTATATATTTAGGATTATAATTATTATCTATATCAACTCCCAATTGACTCTTGGGAAGATCTCTTACATGTCCCATAGATGCTTCTACTATATAGTTTTTACCTAAATATTTTCCTATAGTCTTAGCTTTTGCTGGTGATTCTACTATAACTAATTTTTGTCCCATTTTGTGCTCCGATGAATTATTTTACACCAGAGTTTTCACACCCCCTCGTTTTGAACTACACACTTTATATTGCTTATTTTCTTTACATTTACTAAATACTATTCCCTATCTAAATAAATATACCTGATTTTGCTACATTAATGTTTTCACAGCGCTTTATTTATCCTAGCATAATAATTTCCCGAAATACATATTACTTCATCTCTAAGCTGCAATTCAAATAATACCTCATATAATTGTTTTATGTCAATATTAGTTCTTTCAAATATATCGTCTATATGGGCAGGAGTATCAGTTATGCTATCATAAATTTTTTTTCTATATTTGTCATTTGTTTTAATTTTTTAGAATTTTGAGATACATATTTCATATTTAATATTTGAAATAAATCTTCAAAACCAGTAAATACATACGCTCCATCTCTAATCAACTTATTGGTTCCTTTACTTTGATCTGAGAATATAGTTCCTGGAACCGCTACAACATCTTTTCCTTGATCCAAAGCTAATTCTGCAGTTATAAGTGATCCACTTTTTTCTCCAGCTTCAACTACAATTATTAAATCACTAAGACCACTTATTATTCTGTTTCTTATTGGAAAATTTCTTGATAACGGCTTTGTTCCTGGTAAAAATTCCGATAATACACAACCATTTTCTGAAATTTTATCGTATATTTTTTTATTTTCTTTAGGATATACCACATCTATTCCAGAACCAAGAACTGCACAAGTATATCCTTTCTGTTTTAAGCAGGCTTTATGTGCAAAACTATCTATACCTCTAGCCATACCACTTATTATATTCATTCCATTTATTGAAAGTTCTTTACTTATAATTTCTGCAACATTTTCTCCATAAACACTACAATTCCTAGACCCTACAATTCCAACCGATAATTTTTCACTTACACCACTTATGTTTCCTTTGTAAAACATTATTGCAGGTGCATCCACAATATTTTTTAAATTTTTAGGATACATTTTTTCATTAAAAACTACAGTTTCAATTCCTTTAGTTGAAAGATATGTATGTAAAGATTCTAACTGAACTTTATCCCATGCCTTTTTTAAATAATATCTAATCTTTTCATTAATAGTTACACTATCTTTTACATAGAAGGCATAATTCCACAACTTCTCAGTGCTCATCATATTTTTTAATAGTAGTAACTTTATTCTATTTGATAATTCTATAGAACTAAACCATAAATCATAAATATTCATTTTTATCCCCTTTCAAAAACATACAATTAATATGTAAAATTGTTGTCATAATTCTTCTTTTTTATTCACAAAAAATATCCAAACACATTTTTATTCATATTTTTTTATTTATATGTTATATTATTATTTGTTTGAAACAATTTATTGATGTAAGTTTTATATTTAAGGAAGGAGATTTTTATTTTGGAAAAATTAACTATATTAGGTACAGGTTCTGCTATGGTCACAAAATGTTATAATACATGTTTTACTCTTTCAAATGGCAAGGAACATTTTCTAATAGATACTGGTGGTGGCAATACTATTCTATCCAATTTGGAAAGTACTAATATATCTATTAGCAATATTCATCATGTTTTTATATCTCATAGCCATAATGACCATATAACAGGTATTATTTGGATTGTAAGAGCTGTGGCTCAAAAAATTTTAAATGAAAGTTATGAAAATAATTTATATATATATGCTCATAAAGAAGTAATTAAAGTAATCCGAACTATTTGCGATTTACTTCTTCAAAAGAAATTTACAAACTTTATAGATAATAGAATCCTTTTTAAAGAAATAGAAAATAATAGTTTCTTAAAAATACTTAATTGGAATGTAAACTTTTTTGACATTGGAAGCAACAAACATTTACAATTTGGCTTCAATTTAAATTTAGAAAATGGAAAAAGTTTAACCTTTCTAGGTGATGAACCCTATAAAGATTCGCTTTTGAAATATGCTTATAAGGTTGACTACTTATTGCATGAAGCTTTTTGTTTATATTCTGAAAGGCATATATTCAAACCTTATGAAAAATTTCATTCAACGGTAAAAGATGCTTGTGAAAATGCCTCTAAATTAAATGTTAAAAACGTAATTTTATATCATTCTGAAGATACAAATCTTAAAAACAAAAAAGACCTTTATATAGAAGAAGGTATAAAATTTTTTAGCGGAAATATATTAGTACCCAACGATCTAGAAATAATAAATCTTTAAGGAGGTTTAACTATGGATAATTTGTTATTTGGTATATCTGGTATACCTATTGGAGATGGAAATAAAAAATTTAATTATGAATCAAGCATAATTTATCTAAAAGCTATAGGGTTAGATGCAATGGAACTACCTTTTGTGCGCTCTGTAAATGTAACAGATAAAAATAAAGATAAAATATTAAAAGCAAAAATAGATAATGATTTTTATCTTTCTGCTCATGGTTCCTATTACATAAATTTAAATGCTGATGAAAAAGAAAAGCAAGAACAATCTATGGAAAGAATAGTTAAAGGCGCTGAAGG harbors:
- a CDS encoding phosphatidate cytidylyltransferase; this encodes MNNRYIGAVILAPFLIFLFLGGIYLKFAVMLLSLLGMYEFYKVVEEKNINAISLIGYLLCILYYLSLNVEINLKFTFFTIIITVFILMCIPVLNLKYNFIDVSITIFAFLYIAVFFSFIVLVDNKPYGKYLVWLIFLASWLCDTFAYYTGKAFGKTKLCPKVSPKKTVEGSLGGVLGSTICCGAFGLVLNLKGINIPVYNFFIIGALCGSICQLGDLTASSIKRYVGVKDYSNLIPGHGGILDRFDSILFSSVVVYYYLTFAIAM
- a CDS encoding isoprenyl transferase; protein product: MDNIPKHIAIIMDGNGRWAKERKLPRTMGHKAGVEAIREIVKEASTLGVKYLTLYAFSTENWKRPSDEVNALMNLLIQYLKKEFKELDDNNVIINHIGDISKLPSACQKELIDAYNNTKNNTGLTLNLALNYGGRNEIIRAFNLIYEDIKLHKLSEKSIDETVISKYMYTSNMPDPDLIIRPSGEQRLSNFLLWQCAYSEFWYSNIKWPDFGKEDLHKAIYDYQNRDRRFGGVK
- the frr gene encoding ribosome recycling factor, which encodes MIKDIMKKADEKMNKTVEALKRELASMKAGRANPAMLDKIEAEYYGTMTPINQLANISVPEPRVLAIQPWDKGSFKAIEKAILKSDLGINPSSDGEMIRLVIAELTEETRKNIVKNIKKDGEDSKVAIRSIRRDCNDKIKAFKKESDISEDEIKKAEDEIQKKTDGFIKQIDKVVEAKEKEIMSL
- the pyrH gene encoding UMP kinase codes for the protein MCKPKYKRVMLKLSGEALAADKGYGIDFDVTNKIAQEIKALVDMGVEVGAVVGAGNIWRGRSGEGMDRTTADYMGMLATCINALALQDSLENIGVNTRVQTAIEMREVAEPFIRRRAMRHLEKSRVVIFGAGTGNPYFSTDTAAALRAAEIEADVILLAKKVDGVYDKDPHQYSDAIKFNKLSYIEVLEKGLQVMDSTATSLCMDNDIPILVFGLDNPENIRKAILGEEIGTLVCKE
- the tsf gene encoding translation elongation factor Ts; its protein translation is MITAQMVKELRERTGAGMMDCKKALNESNGDTEKAVEILREKGLAAAAKKSGRIAAEGLVKTFISEDGKLASIVEVNCETDFVSVNDAFVEFADNVAKQAANTNATTIESFLEEKYIANEEKTIQGAVTDLIAKLGENMAVRRFEKLSVENGVIESYIHGGGRIGVVVKLECEKDNEVLKEIAKDVAMQVAATNPLFLNKDSVDNESLEKEKEIYRVQALNEGKPEKIVEKMVMGRIQKYYKENCLVEQVWVKDSELTIQKYLQAKSKEVGAPITIASFVRFEKGEGIEKKEENFAEEVQKQIQGK
- the rpsB gene encoding 30S ribosomal protein S2, whose translation is MSVISMKQLLEAGVHFGHQTRRWNPKMAPYIFTERNGIYIIDLQKTVKKVEEAYNFIRSVSEEGKDVLFVGTKKQAQEAIKEEAKRSGMHFVNNRWLGGMMTNFTTIKTRIGKLEELEKMEEDGTFEVLPKKEVIKLKNEKEKLEKNLGGIKEMNSGNVGALFIVDPRKEKNAILEAKILGIPVVAIVDTNCDPDEVDYVIPGNDDAIRAVKLITAKIADAIIEGRQGEQLAE
- the codY gene encoding GTP-sensing pleiotropic transcriptional regulator CodY codes for the protein MTSLLNKTRMLNKILQKSGTEPVVFDDICNLLSEVLVCNVYIISRKGKVLGYNFSAGFECETVKEKVLNEMRFPEGYNNKLLNIHETLSNLTNNGICVYDESEPCAIKNKLTTIVPINGNRERLGTLMLARFDEDFTDEDLILSEYSATIIGLEILRAKHDEIEEEARKKAVVQLAIGTLSYSELEAVEHIFNELDGSEGLLVASKIADKVGITRSVIVNALRKFESAGVIESRSLGMKGTHIRILNEKLLDELKKIK
- the topA gene encoding type I DNA topoisomerase → MGQKLVIVESPAKAKTIGKYLGKNYIVEASMGHVRDLPKSQLGVDIDNNYNPKYITIRGKGELLDKLKKEAKKSDKIYLATDPDREGEAISWHLSHVLKLDEDDKCRIEFHEITKNAIKSAIKEPRKINVDLVNAQQARRVLDRLVGYKISPILWRKVKWGLSAGRVQSVTLKMVCDREKEIENFVAKEYWTVECELAKNKTKKSFKVKLNTFNKKKIEIGTKEEVDKVIKELNDGEFIVKGIKKTSKNKNPLAPFTTSTLQQDAYKKLNFATKRTMSIAQQLYEGIDIKGYGTVGLITYMRTDSVRIADEAQEACKNFVSKSFGEDYVPKQYRTFKGKKNAQDAHEAIRPTNVEITPQIAKESLKDEQYKLYTLIWNRFVASQMSSCIMDVTSVSIENGGYLLKASGSLVKFDGFMKVYEYATEEEKEDINLPLLEEGELLQKKNIEGKQHFTQPPARYSEATVVKTLEEKGIGRPSTYAPIISTLLDRKYVEREKKTLKPTELGYIVNNIVSEYFKQIVDEEFTAEMEEKLDCVEEGKQNWNTVVNEFFTPLKDAIDIAEKEVAKVTIEDKVTDIKCEKCGRFMVIKHGRFGDFLACPGYPECKNTKAIVEELDVKCPKCGGNILIKRSKKGRKFYGCSNYPDCDFVSWLEPVSQKCSVCGSYMVKKHSKSKGDYLQCSNNECKNIEDIAENQSISENK
- a CDS encoding MBL fold metallo-hydrolase yields the protein MEKLTILGTGSAMVTKCYNTCFTLSNGKEHFLIDTGGGNTILSNLESTNISISNIHHVFISHSHNDHITGIIWIVRAVAQKILNESYENNLYIYAHKEVIKVIRTICDLLLQKKFTNFIDNRILFKEIENNSFLKILNWNVNFFDIGSNKHLQFGFNLNLENGKSLTFLGDEPYKDSLLKYAYKVDYLLHEAFCLYSERHIFKPYEKFHSTVKDACENASKLNVKNVILYHSEDTNLKNKKDLYIEEGIKFFSGNILVPNDLEIINL